AAGAGTCACTTAATTTCACGAGATTATTATCCTCTCTTTGTCAAAATGTGTCAATTATTTCAAATGGTTTCATTTTGATTGAGCAAATGTGTCTACTTCAATGACATTTGCAAATAAGTTTTAAGCGTCAAAATCGCAATCAGACACTAAAATCCTCCCATGTTTTGATGATTTGCCAGAGAATGCAGTTGGAGAATTCGGTTGTGACACTGTGGGGGAGTTGTCGACTTCGCTAAAGAAAACAGCTCCTCAATCTATCAGTGCAAACTGGGGTTTTACATTCGTCTTTAAATCACATAGACTCTGAGAAACCTGGAGATATTTAAGCATTTGATGTTTTCAGAATAGTGTTTTTCACGTAAATTCAAAAATACTTTGAATACTTCGCTGTCGGACTTTAGATCTGATTACGTTATGAAAATGAATCGGAAACGAGAGCTTTCCGCTGCTGTGTGGCTGGCTACTGTTCAAGTTAGCGTTGTGTGGACCGTGCCATGCCTTCTCCCGGGCCTTGGCATCAGGTCAGGAAACACTGAGACGTTGCTACAGCACTTGTGCAAGTGTTTAAACTAAAGAGATGGCTGCGGAATCAGGCAAGCTGCGGGAACTCGTCCTCCCCCTGCAAGAGCTGGCGTTCGAGGCCAGCTCTGCAGTATGTTGAGCTGGGAGGCCTGCCAGGATGCTCTTAGACCCAGAAATGGAAACAGAAACTACAAGCAGTCTTTTAGGGAAACTCCAACCCCTTGACACAGCATCCTAAGGAAGAATTCTGCTGCTTTAACTTTCATTTTCCaagaaaaggtgtgtgtgtgtgtgtttatgtgtgagaaCAACTTCTATCTTCATAAAGTTCTTCGTAATTTCCTCtaggccccccctgcccccctgccccagggCACGAAGGAGAGGATAGTAAGGGTGTggtggggagggtggaagggagggagtttTTGTGGAGAGAGTAACAGGTTTGCTGTCCTCACTCAACCACTGGCAGGGCCACACCCCTTTCCTGCCCCAAACCAGCGGAGACCGTTGGGGGAAGTTCATTTCTAACAGCAACTAACAGAGCACTCACTCTGTAAACCTTGGCCTCCCAAAGACAGGCACACTTGTTACTAAAAGGATTAACGAAactcagaaagaaagagactaaATCAACTGGCATTAAACCAaggatttatttttattattttttacaatcactgtaatcatcatcacctccatcaaCTCCACGGTGTACCTACCTACCACTACCGTCGCCATGGGAAACTCCAAGTCGTCTCAGACTACCCGCAATATCATCATTGCCTTACTGGCCCTCTGGTCTGTCATCTCCCTCATCATCATCGTGGTGTGGGCCACCACACCGGACATGAAGAACATCAAGGAGTGCCAGGCCAGACTGCAGAAGGTGACTGTGGAGCTGGAGGGGGCCAAGGTGGTGTTTGAAAAGAACAAGGTAGCactggaggagatggtggaagagagcAGGGCGAATCTGACCAGGCAGCGCCAAGAGATAGACCGTCTCCTGGAACGTCTGGGTAATACCAACACGTCCCTGGATGATTGTCGTTTGGAGAACGTGAGTGTTTGCCTTGATTTtctgccgcccccctcttctgccctcctttctcccttgcTCCCGTAGTCTTGAGGTCTGAActgactcactctctccttcctgtggccacagtcatccctctctccctgcttgtacttgcctccctccttctcacagAGATCTACATGCCAAAGACTTTTACTATTCACCTCGTAGTTTTATATTTTTCTAAGGAAGAAAAACCCAACACAGTTGTTTATCAACTAAACAAGCCATGACCAATACACAAGCAGATTTATCAaatgatttgtttttgttttgattgaTAGCGGAATTAAGAGTAAAGGCCAGTGATGTAAAAGCCACATCTCACCTTTACATAACACGCACAGGCACAATGGATAGAATGAATTTAGTGCAGTCAGTTATGCAAATACCTTGGAAATTGCAATCAAATTCAAAGCAGTCGTTCCTCTCATGGAGTGGGTAGGAGGTCAAGCTTGAGTCTTCCTGGAGACAGACGATAAGGCCCATTGCAGCACATGCACTCTGTTCTAAATACAAAGGTTATTGTCTTACATGTCCACACCAATTCTGTCAGTAAAATCTATCTTCTTATGTGGTACTATATCTCGTTATATACAGGTAAGTGTTCTTCTGTATAGTTAAAAAAATCCATCCCTGGGTCAAAGGAATGTTTTTTAACACAGTTCCTACAGCCATATCTCAGGCAGACAGATCTGCTTTCAGTCACAATTACAAATATGTGATAGCAGACATAAGCATGATATTGCCAGTGTCCCATCAGCCACTTTGATTGTGTTGAGAAATCGCTCAATGATGACATTGTCTTTTCAGgtaaacttgaacttgaacatcaCAGTCTTGGAGAATGAAATTGAGAAGCATAAAGAAATGGAGGCGAACCTTACTGATGTAATCAAGCTACACAAAGGTAGGAAAATTGTTGTCACAGTGGCTGGGTATGGGATTTTTGCCTCTGGTACTGGCTACCATGAAAGGAGCACTCTCTCTGCCATGATATTCTTAGCTACATTTTCCCCTGTAACCATGGAGACCGCTGAGTCagagtaaataaacaaacatgattGGTTAGTTATTGCACCTCAGAAAAGTCAGtaaaatgaaaatacattttttgagaGGAAGACTAATTAGGAATTATGTAAAATTTTCAATCTTGGTTGGTCAGTGAAAAGTTACTTTAGTTTACCATTTTAAGCTTGATGAAAAAGTGGGGGTTAGAGGAATCAGGTAGTGGAGTATAGTGTTGGTTTGTGCTCTAGTTTTATCTGAATTACAATTAGAATATTATAATATGTCATAATTAATGCAACATGTGTGCGAGAGTGACTACATGTGCAGTCTAGTAGAGGGACATTTCTAAGAGATTTCCTGACTTGGAATAAGCAAAGGAAGTGATGAATTCCCAAACAAAAAACGATAAACGGAAATTACATTGTGTTGAAGGTGGCTGTATTTGATAAAAATCAAGCACAAATGTGCTTGTACAAACACATACTTGATTTGGAAAAATGTAGTTGCCTGTGCTGGGAAGGTCCTACGACAACAGGATAGCCAGCATTTTTCTTATGGAAAAAACAGGCTAATATGTGAGTGAAACCCCTCTACTGCCAGCCAGTTCCCAAAATAGTTGTAGTGACGTCATTGAGTCCTGCTCACAACATACTCTGATAAGTATTCACAGGGCCAGATATTGCCTTATAAGTGAATGCCATAATCCAAATATTCTATGTTACCCTATTTTAGATCAAAGACTATCTTCTAATGGATTGCCTGAACTGTCTTTTGAACATCAAAACATAAATAACAGGCCgaccaccccccaaaaaacactgaCACTGTAAACTGTTTTTCACAGACAGTGGTTCATCTAACTTTAACTAACCCTATAAGTAATTTCACAGATAAAAAGCATCTTAAAGATAGTTGTAAAGATATTGCTGTAAgggcacataaaaaaacaaaaatgagcATGACTGCAAAAACAACAGTTAAACAATTGAACAATTAAAGTTCACAAAAGCATATCACAATGTATATTAATCTGGTCTTGATGCAATTTCAGACAACATTGAGAACCTGCAGGAGAACTTGACCCAGGCGTCCCACCAGATGACGTCATGCCAGGCGCTGAACTCTGCTGCGGAGAGCCAGAAGCTGGCTGCAGAGAGCCAGACCAAGGCCTGTGAATCTAGCAAACTGTACATACAGAAGCAGCTGTGAGTATCATCATAGATTACAAGAGCAGATGGGTGACTGGTGTGGATCAGATAAACAAACCTGACTAGTTTATACGACAGGAGTGTTTATCCTGTATCTTTTCTTTGTCGCGGTCCACAGGCTGAAATGTAGAAAGGAGGCCAATGGAGAACACTCCGAGTATGCAGATGATGGTTGTGTCACACCAAGGACGAGCATTCTTGCCCTAGCGGTGGTTCTTTGCACTTGTCTGCATTTGATAACATGTGAGTATGTTGTTTAGAACACAGAGCCAATCTTGGATGTTCAGCTCTCCTCTAGCTCAGTCTTTAGACACAAATCATTTGTAAATCTGTAAATATTTGTGAGACTGTACCATACTTTGTAACAGAAACACATAATGACAGACTTTTATTTAATAACTGTATTTTCGATGTTTTCAGGAACGCTATTCAAGTCATGTAAAAGTGGAACACTGTCCTTCAGGATACCATGAAGTAGTCCATGGGTGGACTTGAAGAACACAATTTCATGGACAAATTCACTGCTGTAAAAAATACTGTTggtaaacagatgattggatcTGTAGGCTATGTGATGCTATACTTTCCTCTTTACAAACATCAAGCTAAGGATACCAAAATGGGCTGTTCACGGACTTATCTTTTGAGTTGTGCTAGTTAGCCATCACCTTTTTGCTTGATATGCCTATCATTTGACAAATGATGTACCCGCAACAAAGGTTTTCTTGTgctttatatttttttgttttaattttttatgtGAAACACTTCAAACATTCTCTAGCTAGCAATATTcctgtatttatttgtatgtgtttggaATGAACTTATGAATAAGTATGCCTGCCCACTTTGACCATCAGTTACAGCAAATCTAAAACATTACCATATAGTGTCACAATGCAAAGTTAGTTTCAAACAGTTGAATAAAGTGTGTCCAATTCTTTGTCTGTCAATGAGGCCTCAGACTTTCATTTTGTCCAACTGGCTATGGACTAAAGTACATTTTACATAAATTAGATAAGGTTTACTCTGACCACCGAGAAAGACCACACGACTAGGCTGGCTGCATTAAAAATGTCCAACTGTTCTCATATTATATCTCTTACTATATCAATTACATGGGTAAAGAGCAGTGAAAAGGGTGGAGTATGGAAACTGCAAAGGGTCTGAAAATCAGCATGAAATTAGAGCAGAGTTTGTGGTGCAGACACCATTTCCCCTGTCCTCGTGTTACCTTTGCCCACGGTTTCATATTGTACTCGCCGAGATCTCGTTGATGTGTAATGCGCACGCGCAAACACAAAGCACTTGGCGGGTGACTGAAGTTGTAAACCACAGGTAGGTTTGCATCATATCAAAGTTAAGACTGTTATGACttacatgtaaataaataccACGCTGGTAATAAAAATCACGCTGGCCTTGTGGAATTAAATACCACATGTATTTTTATGAAGTCGCGAAGGCAACTGAAGCCGCGACCTAAATACTCGTAGGCTACGAGGTTTTTggtttgttgtcaaaacacCACAGTAGGTTTATTGTCTTCTTGCAGTATCATTACACAAGTGTCTGTAAATTAATTGTTTCTTTAATGTCGAAAAGTTATTTATTTGGTGAAATGTAACGTGACAGAGTTACTATAGTTTTTATACTAGTTGCTATAGCTTGATAGTAATGGTGGGTGGAGAATTAATTGGTGATTGGAGGTATTTATTAATGTCAGATACCTTGAATAAGATGTGGATACAGTAGGCTTTTTGCTATGTTTTGCCTGTTGAACAGATACTGCTAATGGCGTAGCTACAGAAGATACATTCTTAGGTCAGAAACTGGGGTAGCGAGCTGACTTGTAGGCTAACTGAATTGTAGAGTCCGACAAGGCTAAAATGTTAACATCTCCTCTGGCAGGTTAAAGACCCTAGCTGTTGACGAGTTAATTCATGCCATTCGATGGAGTCATCAGAATATATACTATTCAATTGGAAAGGCAAACAATGGCCGGCCAAGGTAATATGCAAGCACTACCATACGCTTACTCTGTGGTTTTCAAGTTATCAGTTCACTTATTGTATCTACTTATCTACATGTATGTTCAGGTTTTGAGGAGATCAGTAAAATCAAAGCATAGGAATGATGTTGAAGTTGAACTTCTCGGTGAAGGTCCCAGGTATAAATTATAAATTATATCAACAATATGGTATATATAGAATGAACATTTGAGCAAACCTAAGGCATGTCATTTAATTGCAGAGTGTGGGTGCACGAGAAGAAAACGCTACCGATGACTCTGCAACGTATAGAGCACATTTCTGCCCGTTTGCGTGAGTTTTGATTGCACTAATACTGCGCTGTCGAGCACGACACAATTCCTACCCATTCCATTTAACTGGCACGAAGACAGGTTAAAGCTGCCGCagtgatatttttttttttaacttttgagGTTTAAAACGGGCTATGATTACAAACTGAGATGTTATGTTTGTACATGTGTTCCATACTGTACACTACTTAAGTCTGTAGTAACACGCATACAGGATGCCTACATTTATATTTGGGCTTTGTATGTTGTGTTGGAGTCTTTCATTCAAGTAATTAAGTGAACAAATCGAGTTCAAGGCTAGCGTTTTCCGCTTATCATAGACTTATCTtgtcacacaggcagacagccgTTTGAAGTGGATCTGTGGACGTAATGTGGTTGATTTCCTATTTAGATATGGACACTATCCAAGTCTTCCTCCTTGTATCATCAACACACCATCTGTAGAGTTTGTTTCCTTGTTTCTGGCTGGTCATTGTGACCTGTTTTGTTTCTCTTAAACAGAGTTTTTACAAATACTGAATAATATTTTAGGCAAGCTATGCCATCATACACTTGTAGAAGCAGTTACAGCCAGCTAAGTATGCCAACTGCCATAGTTGGTGGTACTGGGACTATGGCAGACTCTCTGATacggagaaagaaaaaataagaaaaataaatgaCCTAATTCATCAAGTGCCACATAGTTACTTACTGCAATAATGGATGCTGTTGGATACAATCCAGATCCACTCGCAACATTGCAGAACCAGATAAGAGCAGACACTTATGAAACAGTGTTCTCATGTGAATACAACACTAAACCAAAATAACACAAAAGGTATTGTCTTTGACGACCTCTCTACATGTGGTCATGTGGATAATTCTTCACCACAATAGTGGTTTGTGAAGgacaccacaaaaaaaaaaaaaaacacatctttGTTTCACAGTTAAATCGACTTCCAGACCAACGGACACAA
Above is a genomic segment from Hypomesus transpacificus isolate Combined female chromosome 16, fHypTra1, whole genome shotgun sequence containing:
- the si:ch211-1a19.3 gene encoding uncharacterized protein si:ch211-1a19.3 produces the protein MGNSKSSQTTRNIIIALLALWSVISLIIIVVWATTPDMKNIKECQARLQKVTVELEGAKVVFEKNKVALEEMVEESRANLTRQRQEIDRLLERLGNTNTSLDDCRLENVNLNLNITVLENEIEKHKEMEANLTDVIKLHKDNIENLQENLTQASHQMTSCQALNSAAESQKLAAESQTKACESSKLYIQKQLLKCRKEANGEHSEYADDGCVTPRTSILALAVVLCTCLHLIT